A window of the Amblyraja radiata isolate CabotCenter1 chromosome 5, sAmbRad1.1.pri, whole genome shotgun sequence genome harbors these coding sequences:
- the map10 gene encoding microtubule-associated protein 10 codes for MSKVAEVETLFSLELLIEYVEVGPSTYSESGTLLAVAFRLLDFPTLLVYQTEPERAESLRRSWERGHERDGSGRPPGSTNTPFDKGKSCLFKMGLSTLHRHLTNTPLYVMLLDVSQRVPKLVGSCLISMAGAVENIRVDVEDRGLTMPSRQGKRGLYSLYNLMGVKIGHISAGYRLMSLGVGLLPHTPENQVQKAKMRDTDISHLPTELRAADQGVCGKVADQGTGPSRVPQGTLPDSKKCPDLVSDDQTVQRSEMPVNIFVFKEKRNPNKQTKETSVKHEMRQHDLELEPTADIKADNVFCPPPLYYSQSKNEPKEKLSEIWKSGEPEESFLLDEFDSDESDELFDTSQKLSNSRLPESCLEAAATLKTQIKKNPANLDASNTIGQLPLLNALLLELSLLHHDQLPERIPLSVHPQLAWLYSGLKNDLPEFHKPTISASPHPKSAKPNFKQQKEIQKQHASSRIFDKENNPKRGNAQKKSEHPQRKLMYGLTNTLRLRLRQTNPEMLRLHEQKELSRRRRMEHLKEKTVRKRHEAKGERDSSNLQKDQPLSGDRCKENIETLIRSSIEPDSTHSSKVQSSGKLSGENNFEATLGPERATTAVQPPGPLNYCMDVADLQIANDNDLYRKDVKIRMPEIFNYDSDPSVNETCNVAVDFLQTSNMNPVFTSDPTPAEDIDAPISYTSCDEPKYSEDLPVLNRWATRKIVPVLNLWATLKILPVLILPVNLQIL; via the coding sequence ATGAGTAAAGTCGCTGAAGTGGAGACGCTGTTCTCATTGGAGCTGTTAATAGAGTACGTGGAGGTTGGGCCTAGCACCTACTCCGAATCCGGCACTTTACTGGCGGTGGCCTTCAGGCTGTTGGACTTTCCCACTCTCCTGGTCTATCAGACCGAACCGGAACGAGCGGAGAGCCTGCGGCGGAGCTGGGAGCGTGGTCATGAGAGGGACGGCTCCGGACGGCCGCCAGGCAGCACTAATACCCCTTTCGATAAAGGCAAGTCCTGCCTGTTCAAGATGGGGCTGTCGACCCTTCATCGCCATTTGACCAACACACCCTTGTACGTAATGCTGCTCGACGTTTCACAGCGGGTACCCAAGTTAGTGGGAAGTTGTCTGATCTCGATGGCAGGTGCAGTAGAGAACAtcagggtggatgtggaggaCCGTGGCCTTACCATGCCTTCCAGGCAAGGAAAGAGAGGGCTGTACTCTCTATATAACCTGATGGGTGTAAAGATTGGCCACATATCTGCAGGATATAGACTCATGAGTTTGGGAGTTGGTTTGCTGCCACATACTCCAGAAAACCAGGTCCAGAAAGCTAAAATGCGGGACACGGACATTTCTCACTTGCCAACTGAACTGCGTGCGGCAGACCAAGGGGTGTGTGGGAAGGTCGCAGATCAAGGCACTGGGCCCTCTAGAGTGCCACAAGGCACTCTACCTGACTCTAAAAAATGCCCTGACCTAGTTTCCGATGACCAGACTGTTCAGCGGAGCGAAATGCCTGTTAACATTTTTGTGTTTAAGGAGAAACGCAACCCGAACAAACAGACAAAAGAGACGAGTGTGAAACACGAGATGAGACAGCACGATCTAGAATTGGAACCAACTGCGGATATCAAAGCGGACAACGTTTTTTGTCCACCCCCCTTGTACTACAGTCAGTCAAAGAATGAACCCAAAGAGAAGCTATCTGAAATCTGGAAATCAGGGGAGCCCGAGGAGTCATTTCTACTCGATGAGTTCGACTCGGATGAAAGTGATGAATTATTCGATACGAGCCAAAAGTTAAGTAATTCTAGGTTGCCCGAAAGTTGCTTAGAAGCAGCAGCCACGTtaaagacacaaattaaaaagaaCCCAGCTAATCTTGATGCAAGTAATACAATCGGACAGTTGCCTCTGCTAAATGCGCTTTTGCTGGAGCTTTCTTTACTACACCATGACCAATTACCTGAGCGGATTCCTCTGTCTGTACACCCTCAACTTGCTTGGCTTTACAGTGGTTTAAAGAATGATTTGCCCGAATTTCATAAACCGACCATATCGGCATCACCACACCCTAAATCTGCCAAACCAAATTTTAAGCAACAGAAGGAAATTCAAAAACAACATGCATCCTCCAGAATCTTTGATAAAGAAAATAACCCGAAGCGAGGGAACGCACAAAAAAAATCGGAACATCCCCAAAGAAAGCTTATGTATGGATTAACAAACACATTGCGGTTAAGGCTCCGACAAACAAATCCAGAGATGTTGAGACTACATGAACAGAAAGAGTTAtccagaagaagaagaatggaaCATCTGAAAGAGAAGACTGTGCGAAAACGTCATGAAGCCAAAGGTGAAAGAGATTCTTCAAATCTTCAAAAAGATcaacctctttctggtgacagatGTAAAGAAAATATTGAAACATTGATTCGAAGCAGCATTGAACCTGATTCAACTCATTCTTCAAAAGTTCAAAGCAGTGGTAAACTTTCGGGGGAAAATAACTTTGAAGCAACTTTGGGTCCTGAACGTGCCACAACTGCCGTTCAACCGCCGGGACCATTAAATTACTGTATGGATGTTGCGGATTTACAGATCGCTAATGACAATGATCTGTATCGAAAAGATGTAAAAATCAGAATGCCTGAAATATTCAATTACGATTCTGACCCCAGTGTTAATGAGACTTGTAATGTAGCAGTGGATTTTCTGCAGACTTCAAATATGAATCCTGTTTTTACTAGTGATCCAACACCAGCTGAAGACATTGATGCTCCGATTTCTTATACTAGCTGTGATGAACCCAAGTATTCAGAAGATTTACCAGTCCTGAACCGGTGGGCAACTCGGAAGATTGTACCAGTCCTGAACCTGTGGGCAACTCTGAAGATTTTACCAGTCCTGATCCTACCAGTAAATTTGCAGATACTTTAG